The sequence GCCTCGGCATAAATATCCGTTGCTTTCGCATCCGCTGCACCGCGAAGAAATTCAGCATCTCTAAACGCTGCAGATTCAATGGTCTTAAGCTCGCGCTCTCTATCACCACTGATACGCGCCGACTCACCTTCACCCTCAGAGCGATAGGCGTTGGCAATACTGCGACGATCTTGAATCATTCGCTCGAAAACCTTGGTCTTAACGCTTCGTGTATAGTTCACACGCTGAAACTGAATATCCACCAACTCGATGCCAAACTCAGGCATTGCCGTTGCTGCTTTTTCGAGAATCAAGCGGGTAAGCTTGTCACGACCCGCTTTAATTTCAGGTGATTTCTCTTCAGCCATACCCGCAATCTTCGCAACTTCTACATCCAGCGCTTGCTGAAATTCGCGGTTGGTGCTGCGCACAACTTCAATCAAGTTGTGAGACGCGATGACGTTACGCGTTTCAGAGTCGATGATATCGTCGAGGCGCGACTGCGCACTTGCTTCATCGCGAACCGAAGTGAAGAACTTCAATGGATCAATGATTCGCCAGCGAGCATAGGTATCAACGTAGATATACGTCTTTTCCTTCGTAGGCATTTCACTTTCTTCACCATCCCATTCAAGCCAGCGCTTCTCAAAGCGGTTCACTTCTTGGATAAACGGCGTTTTAAAATGAAGGCCCGGCTCTGTTACCGCGTCGCCTATAGGCTCGCCAAACTGAGTAATAATGACCTGCTCCCATTCAGGAAGCACGTAGGTGGATGCTTGAAAAAGAACCACACCCAAAACAATAATAATTAAAGCAATTGGAGCACGCATTATTTGATGCCTCCTTCATTCAGGTGCAGGAGCGGAAGAAGACCTTTGGTCTTGGAATCAACAACAACTTTACGCTTTGCCTTCGGTAGAACCCGAT comes from Deltaproteobacteria bacterium and encodes:
- the hflC gene encoding protease modulator HflC, yielding MRAPIALIIIVLGVVLFQASTYVLPEWEQVIITQFGEPIGDAVTEPGLHFKTPFIQEVNRFEKRWLEWDGEESEMPTKEKTYIYVDTYARWRIIDPLKFFTSVRDEASAQSRLDDIIDSETRNVIASHNLIEVVRSTNREFQQALDVEVAKIAGMAEEKSPEIKAGRDKLTRLILEKAATAMPEFGIELVDIQFQRVNYTRSVKTKVFERMIQDRRSIANAYRSEGEGESARISGDRERELKTIESAAFRDAEFLRGAADAKATDIYAEAYNRDPGFYKMVRSLESYGKTIDEDSWVVLSSDSEYFKTFVNPQAR